The following are encoded in a window of Candidatus Moraniibacteriota bacterium genomic DNA:
- a CDS encoding glycosyltransferase family 4 protein, translating into MKIGLDIRNVGKNRTGDETVFFHLAKYLPLVSEEDSFRFLLDDRTEEEIKILENRLGVKAFRDTSLYQCGNGNKFLWNAFSAQNAARKLDLDIYHTQYILPWGIPKKTKMITHIHDISFARYPEYLSYKDRFFLQTLIPKSIERSSAIIAVSEFTKEELIHYYRIKSEKIFVIPNAVEDVYGQDISTNFQKEEVKKKYILPKKFIFHIGTLQPRKNIPFLLVAFSQLLKKIPDVALVFTGSKKSYHFDTSIEETIIKYKLQKSVLFLGYIPEEDLKIIMDLSDTIVSVSLYEGFGLPLLEAMARNIPLVVSDIPPYREVAENAALFVPFKKEILTESLYRVIIDKHFSQSLREKGSERKKLFNWKKSAQMLAEVYHKM; encoded by the coding sequence ATGAAAATTGGATTAGATATCCGAAATGTAGGAAAGAATAGAACTGGTGATGAAACAGTATTTTTTCATTTAGCAAAATATCTTCCTCTGGTAAGCGAAGAAGACTCTTTTCGATTTCTTTTGGATGATCGAACAGAAGAAGAAATAAAAATCTTAGAAAATCGTTTAGGAGTAAAAGCTTTTAGAGATACTTCTTTGTATCAATGTGGAAATGGAAATAAATTTTTATGGAATGCTTTTTCTGCTCAAAATGCTGCAAGAAAATTAGATCTAGATATTTATCATACTCAATATATTCTTCCATGGGGGATACCAAAAAAGACAAAGATGATAACGCATATTCATGATATTTCTTTTGCACGATACCCCGAATATCTTTCTTACAAAGATAGATTTTTTCTTCAAACACTTATTCCAAAAAGTATTGAACGTTCTTCGGCGATTATTGCTGTTTCAGAATTTACAAAAGAAGAATTGATACATTATTATCGAATAAAATCTGAAAAAATATTTGTTATTCCTAATGCTGTAGAGGACGTATATGGACAAGATATTTCTACTAATTTTCAGAAAGAAGAAGTAAAAAAGAAATATATATTACCGAAAAAATTTATTTTCCACATAGGAACTCTTCAGCCTCGAAAAAATATACCATTTCTTTTGGTAGCATTTTCTCAACTTTTAAAAAAAATTCCAGATGTGGCATTGGTGTTTACAGGATCAAAAAAGTCGTATCATTTCGACACATCTATCGAGGAGACCATTATAAAATATAAGCTTCAAAAAAGCGTTCTCTTCCTGGGATATATCCCAGAGGAGGATCTTAAAATTATTATGGATCTTTCTGATACTATTGTGAGTGTTTCTCTCTATGAGGGCTTCGGATTACCTCTTCTTGAAGCAATGGCTCGAAATATTCCTCTTGTAGTTTCTGATATCCCTCCTTATAGAGAAGTGGCTGAAAATGCTGCCTTGTTTGTTCCCTTTAAAAAAGAAATATTGACGGAATCTCTTTATCGTGTCATCATAGACAAGCATTTTTCTCAGTCTCTTCGGGAAAAAGGTTCTGAGAGAAAAAAGCTTTTTAATTGGAAGAAATCAGCTCAAATGCTTGCGGAAGTATACCATAAAATGTAA
- a CDS encoding O-antigen ligase family protein produces MIFFLKTGKILSIFLTLGIGLFLGGISFLEISFPFWLSVLFFFIFFLFSLFFFKQALSIFVVSSVFEIINFLPESVSFSLRPYQFFALSLFFSSCIRFFIFERKNIQLKFQNLFPHLKCKKINTIPFHFRFIDGGVLLLGIGSLLSSFFSPFFQESFRLSIIMLSFLFMYGIIRWNFRTKKDVFSLFPWIIFDFFLLACWGIFQNIAFLQHWTFPSESMPGRPNGFFSEPDWFGLGMALALILLVHTFLFFREKYQKKLFFIIIGIALLFVCVALIISVSRSAWLASSFGLIILFIFSFLEYGMKSMQKIGFLLLFFLVAILYVRIIPLTHFELQNRFQSSISGLQEITISCQKEMIFSENLTYSLEELSKMGCYHINLEEREKEESLGKFVTRVFRNDPNVSERKNVWMKSFQALREYGFFGVGWGSMEFLFGYDGRGEILNASNIFLNIAIGSGLLGVIGLFFIFGDIVRSIFQSIFSRKRSTRIIGYGIFSTFCVVGIFNFFNSAEFLGMLWMWLGLVVPLLYEKSSQSDDPRKKVN; encoded by the coding sequence ATGATATTTTTTTTGAAAACAGGAAAAATACTTTCTATTTTTCTTACACTAGGAATAGGCCTTTTTCTTGGAGGAATCTCTTTTCTTGAGATATCTTTTCCTTTTTGGTTGAGTGTTCTTTTTTTCTTTATTTTTTTCCTATTTTCTTTATTCTTTTTTAAACAAGCACTTTCAATTTTTGTAGTGTCGAGTGTTTTTGAAATAATAAATTTTCTTCCTGAATCCGTATCATTTTCTTTGCGTCCTTATCAATTTTTTGCATTGTCTTTATTTTTTTCTTCATGTATTCGTTTTTTCATTTTTGAACGAAAAAATATACAATTGAAATTTCAAAATTTATTTCCTCATTTAAAATGTAAGAAAATAAATACAATACCGTTTCATTTTAGATTTATTGATGGGGGAGTTCTCCTTTTGGGGATAGGAAGCTTACTTTCTTCTTTTTTTTCTCCGTTTTTTCAAGAAAGTTTTCGACTCAGTATTATTATGCTTTCTTTTCTTTTTATGTATGGAATAATTCGTTGGAATTTTCGTACGAAGAAAGATGTTTTCTCTCTTTTTCCTTGGATTATTTTTGATTTTTTCTTGTTGGCCTGTTGGGGAATATTTCAAAATATAGCATTTCTTCAGCATTGGACATTTCCATCCGAAAGTATGCCAGGACGTCCTAATGGATTCTTTTCTGAACCAGATTGGTTTGGATTGGGAATGGCATTAGCATTGATTTTACTTGTGCACACCTTTCTTTTTTTTCGAGAAAAGTATCAAAAAAAATTATTTTTTATAATTATAGGAATTGCTTTGTTATTTGTTTGTGTTGCACTTATTATTAGCGTTTCGCGAAGCGCTTGGCTAGCTTCCTCCTTTGGCTTGATAATTCTATTTATTTTTTCATTTTTGGAATACGGGATGAAAAGTATGCAGAAAATAGGCTTTCTCCTCCTTTTTTTTCTTGTGGCAATCCTTTATGTACGTATAATTCCCCTTACTCATTTCGAACTTCAAAATCGTTTTCAATCAAGCATTTCTGGCCTTCAAGAAATAACTATTTCATGTCAGAAAGAAATGATTTTTTCAGAAAATTTAACATATTCTTTGGAAGAATTAAGTAAAATGGGTTGTTATCACATTAATTTAGAAGAAAGAGAAAAAGAAGAGTCTCTAGGAAAATTCGTTACTCGCGTTTTTAGAAATGATCCAAATGTCTCTGAACGAAAAAACGTATGGATGAAGTCTTTTCAAGCTCTTCGTGAATACGGTTTTTTTGGTGTGGGTTGGGGTTCGATGGAATTTCTTTTTGGATATGACGGGAGAGGAGAAATACTTAATGCAAGTAATATCTTCTTAAATATTGCTATAGGATCAGGATTATTGGGTGTAATAGGTTTATTTTTTATTTTTGGTGATATAGTGCGGAGTATTTTTCAAAGTATTTTTTCGAGAAAACGATCAACGAGAATTATTGGATACGGAATTTTTTCTACTTTTTGTGTAGTGGGAATATTTAACTTCTTTAATTCTGCAGAATTTTTGGGTATGCTTTGGATGTGGTTGGGTTTGGTAGTGCCTCTTTTGTATGAAAAGTCTTCTCAATCCGATGATCCCAGAAAGAAAGTAAATTAA
- a CDS encoding glycosyltransferase family 4 protein, protein MYRIGINASFLRKPYTGIGQVTVNVLREISKRDFYIFAHNKRVDAKDVSFFLYLEKDEATGVSKSFLKRVPEVVYKRDDLIRKWLFEKWAIPKQAKKDTLDAFISLYQSATTFSSFSRISHAMVVHDIIPEVVDGYTNNMRKRFSWKSVKSGIKKSDRILSVSKHTEKDLIQKLNIAPDKISLALIAVNPLFSEPVTKEKASLVRNHYALPKQYFFYSGGFEVRKNVESVIRAYKLLADDDGDRRSIPHLVLSGTLLPHLAPLIVDVETLVRELGLRDRVKILGNVPQNDISALYSESMCFIFPSLYEGFGMPVLEAMYAGTPVITTKKTSLGEVAGDAARYCDGSINGIADAMREIMKDENLRKELRRRGILRSQLFSWERFVDILFANVKV, encoded by the coding sequence ATGTATAGAATAGGAATCAATGCTTCATTTCTTCGTAAGCCGTATACTGGAATAGGTCAGGTAACGGTGAATGTTTTGCGTGAAATTTCAAAAAGAGATTTCTATATTTTTGCCCATAATAAAAGAGTTGACGCAAAGGACGTTTCTTTTTTTCTTTATTTGGAAAAAGATGAAGCTACAGGTGTTTCAAAAAGTTTTCTAAAAAGAGTCCCTGAGGTAGTGTATAAGAGAGATGATCTTATAAGAAAATGGCTTTTTGAAAAATGGGCCATTCCTAAACAAGCAAAAAAAGACACTCTGGATGCTTTTATAAGTTTATATCAAAGTGCAACGACATTTTCTTCTTTTTCTCGGATTTCTCATGCTATGGTGGTGCATGACATTATTCCAGAGGTTGTGGATGGATATACGAATAATATGAGAAAGCGTTTTTCGTGGAAAAGTGTAAAATCTGGTATCAAAAAATCTGATCGTATTCTGTCAGTTTCGAAGCATACAGAAAAAGATCTTATCCAAAAATTAAATATAGCTCCGGATAAAATTTCTTTAGCATTGATCGCTGTAAACCCTTTATTCTCTGAGCCGGTAACAAAAGAAAAGGCTTCTCTTGTGAGAAATCATTACGCACTCCCAAAGCAATATTTTTTCTATTCTGGAGGTTTCGAGGTCCGAAAAAATGTCGAATCGGTTATTCGAGCATATAAATTATTAGCAGATGATGATGGTGATCGAAGAAGCATTCCTCATCTTGTCTTATCCGGAACTCTTCTTCCTCATTTAGCACCACTCATTGTAGATGTGGAAACTCTTGTTCGAGAATTAGGCTTAAGAGATCGTGTAAAAATCCTTGGAAATGTACCTCAAAATGATATAAGCGCACTTTATAGTGAATCAATGTGTTTCATTTTTCCTTCTTTGTATGAGGGATTTGGAATGCCGGTCTTAGAGGCTATGTATGCAGGAACACCTGTTATTACTACCAAAAAAACCTCTCTTGGTGAGGTTGCGGGGGACGCTGCTCGATATTGCGATGGAAGTATTAATGGTATCGCCGATGCAATGCGAGAAATAATGAAAGATGAGAATCTTCGAAAAGAATTACGTCGGCGGGGAATTTTGAGATCCCAACTTTTTTCTTGGGAACGCTTTGTTGATATATTATTTGCGAATGTGAAGGTCTAG
- a CDS encoding thrombospondin type 3 repeat-containing protein yields MKFSQGFAMKNWSFLLLFFVFSGGGFSYSVRAEDAKESDKETISAFRSMYIIPSINISVPTIVQVPVEVDTQASREIAVFSLDANKEMIREGSSLFTRINENKKGFEVQKDGISKSYLSDNRYDRYEEFPIDGDGEIAQSKVAIQFLEPTLISSFALHLDRYVALPETIKITAQINGEEKIIVAEKKLESRITPFPPTKAQTFFITMRHAQPLRLTEINPYFEEVQIIQKENVRFLAQPNREYRIFVDADRNIAPYTKEMPFLKGNDFLSLNTIGVKSKNILYEKADFDRDGIEDEKDNCVNVSNADQKDVNNNYLGDACEDFDKDGVINAEDNCRDIPNRAQVDSDRDTIGDECDSLENRFLERNVWILPASILLVGIIIIALILNIVRREKKI; encoded by the coding sequence ATGAAATTTTCTCAAGGTTTTGCGATGAAGAATTGGAGTTTTTTACTTTTGTTTTTTGTTTTTTCGGGGGGAGGATTTTCATATAGTGTTCGTGCTGAAGATGCTAAAGAATCTGATAAGGAGACGATTTCGGCATTTCGTTCGATGTATATTATTCCATCGATCAATATTTCAGTTCCTACTATAGTGCAAGTCCCTGTGGAAGTAGATACGCAGGCATCTAGAGAGATTGCTGTTTTTTCTTTGGATGCTAATAAAGAAATGATTCGAGAAGGATCGTCTCTGTTTACACGTATAAATGAAAATAAAAAAGGATTTGAGGTTCAAAAAGATGGAATATCAAAATCTTATTTGAGTGATAATCGTTATGATAGATATGAAGAGTTTCCTATAGACGGGGATGGGGAAATAGCTCAGAGTAAGGTGGCGATACAATTTTTGGAGCCGACTCTTATAAGTTCATTTGCCTTACACTTAGATCGCTACGTGGCTTTGCCTGAAACGATTAAGATAACAGCTCAAATAAATGGAGAAGAAAAAATTATAGTAGCAGAGAAAAAATTAGAATCTCGAATAACACCATTTCCACCGACAAAAGCGCAGACATTCTTTATTACTATGAGACACGCACAACCTCTTCGCCTTACAGAAATCAATCCTTATTTTGAGGAGGTCCAAATAATACAAAAAGAAAATGTTCGATTTCTTGCTCAACCTAATCGAGAATATCGTATTTTTGTGGACGCAGATAGAAATATAGCGCCTTATACAAAAGAAATGCCTTTTTTGAAGGGGAATGACTTTTTGTCACTCAATACTATTGGAGTGAAATCAAAGAATATCTTATATGAAAAAGCTGATTTTGATCGTGATGGTATTGAAGATGAGAAAGATAATTGTGTGAATGTTTCAAATGCAGACCAAAAAGATGTGAATAATAATTATTTGGGAGATGCTTGTGAAGATTTCGATAAAGACGGTGTCATAAATGCTGAAGATAATTGTCGAGATATTCCCAATCGTGCTCAAGTAGATTCGGATAGGGATACTATTGGTGATGAATGTGATAGCCTTGAAAATAGATTTTTGGAGCGGAATGTTTGGATATTACCTGCCTCGATTCTTCTTGTGGGTATTATAATAATAGCTCTTATTTTGAATATTGTACGACGTGAGAAAAAAATTTAA
- a CDS encoding DUF2339 domain-containing protein produces the protein MSFIILIVLVGIVLFLAFINKTNKRLNTIEQILKSQEFSTKELLKNDPFVEIKNETSLSEEKKIEPVLNESVEVLSDSSHVNNQKIQYGFLENQFSQGNWLIKIGVSLLVLSIIWLVTYAFVNAWIGPVGRVFLGVMFGFALILFGTYRLQKVLKQGVAFLLGGAISFYISIFSGMALYEFYGSITALLVMFLVVIYISSLSAVFKIKELAISASILGFIAPAFVYNYIDLEVLFVYFFFLSLGTIWLDFILKWRMMIVISIIGVLLYSGIASFEIEPSLPNFIFVILLLVTFFVSNLSSIIKTEKIEISDYVVAFLTGIAFFFWMQLVVPEDFVGLAYILGAFIYVITSYGVYRLTHIAVPTFMYGAISLALLIGATGEFLSGSMFTLVLAFELVGLTIVSAMVFGEKIDKKLIVIPTILLMWPVALSFQEDAYKISRYIECRYYDQRMDEWELSRNSIDLYDDGYGYKEIAPTIPSYCKEFPTKSMFVFGLFAMLFASVAVTFYRSFSWENKESRILVLIHASMFVFYTMFFIWFSLHIIIPNYHFASMASLILFAVIGGILYGAVESNDKKYIAKFGMAIIIGVLLRFFVIEFWEMEMVARIITSFIIGLILIGASMHKSKKKDLSV, from the coding sequence ATGTCATTCATTATTCTCATAGTTCTTGTTGGGATAGTACTCTTCCTTGCTTTTATCAATAAAACGAATAAACGTTTGAATACAATAGAGCAGATATTGAAGTCTCAAGAATTTTCTACGAAAGAGCTATTGAAAAATGATCCTTTTGTGGAAATAAAAAACGAAACATCTCTCTCTGAAGAGAAAAAAATAGAGCCTGTCTTAAATGAAAGCGTTGAAGTGCTTTCGGATTCCTCTCACGTGAATAACCAAAAAATACAATATGGTTTTCTGGAGAATCAGTTTTCACAAGGAAACTGGCTTATAAAAATTGGAGTAAGTCTTCTCGTACTTTCGATTATTTGGCTGGTTACCTATGCATTTGTGAATGCTTGGATAGGGCCTGTTGGGAGAGTTTTTCTTGGAGTGATGTTTGGCTTCGCACTTATTCTTTTCGGAACTTATCGTCTTCAAAAAGTTTTGAAACAAGGTGTTGCTTTTCTTTTGGGGGGTGCGATTTCTTTTTATATTTCTATTTTCTCTGGAATGGCTTTATATGAATTTTATGGATCGATCACAGCTTTGTTGGTAATGTTTTTGGTAGTTATCTATATTTCATCTCTTTCTGCTGTTTTTAAGATAAAAGAATTAGCGATATCCGCTTCTATACTTGGTTTTATTGCACCTGCTTTTGTCTATAATTATATTGATTTAGAGGTGCTTTTTGTTTATTTCTTTTTTCTTTCATTGGGAACGATTTGGCTTGATTTTATTTTGAAATGGAGAATGATGATAGTAATTTCGATTATAGGGGTTTTATTATATTCCGGTATCGCATCTTTTGAGATCGAACCCTCATTACCAAATTTTATTTTTGTAATATTGCTTTTGGTAACATTCTTTGTTTCAAATCTTTCTTCCATTATCAAAACGGAGAAAATAGAAATAAGTGATTATGTTGTAGCATTTCTTACGGGTATTGCTTTCTTTTTTTGGATGCAATTGGTAGTTCCAGAAGATTTTGTAGGACTTGCTTATATATTAGGAGCTTTTATATATGTCATAACTTCTTACGGGGTCTATCGTTTGACACACATAGCAGTTCCCACATTTATGTACGGAGCTATTTCTTTGGCGCTTTTGATAGGAGCGACAGGTGAATTTCTTTCAGGGTCGATGTTTACTTTGGTACTTGCTTTTGAATTGGTAGGTTTAACAATTGTTAGCGCTATGGTTTTTGGTGAAAAAATTGATAAAAAACTTATTGTTATCCCTACGATTCTTCTTATGTGGCCCGTAGCACTATCTTTTCAAGAAGATGCTTATAAAATTTCTCGGTATATAGAATGCCGTTATTACGATCAACGGATGGATGAATGGGAACTTTCTAGGAATTCAATCGATTTGTATGATGACGGTTACGGCTATAAAGAAATCGCACCAACCATTCCTTCTTACTGCAAAGAATTTCCCACAAAATCAATGTTCGTATTTGGTTTGTTTGCGATGCTATTTGCTTCAGTAGCGGTAACATTTTATCGATCTTTTTCTTGGGAGAATAAAGAATCAAGGATTTTGGTATTGATTCATGCGAGTATGTTTGTTTTTTACACGATGTTTTTTATATGGTTCTCGCTTCATATAATTATTCCGAATTATCATTTCGCCAGCATGGCATCACTTATTCTTTTTGCTGTGATTGGTGGTATTCTCTATGGAGCAGTAGAATCTAATGATAAAAAATATATAGCTAAGTTTGGAATGGCTATTATTATTGGAGTTTTATTGAGATTTTTTGTTATTGAATTTTGGGAAATGGAAATGGTCGCACGAATTATCACTTCATTTATTATAGGATTGATTCTTATCGGAGCTTCTATGCACAAATCAAAGAAAAAAGATTTGAGCGTATAA
- a CDS encoding RNHCP domain-containing protein, producing the protein MESKKFKRNKEDFTCKHCGFFVRGNGYTNHCSKCLWGCHVDIYPGDRLESCEGMMEPVDIFQKKGENFVIHRCILCEYQSRNKLSEDDDMDCVIALMKKNIERLFRK; encoded by the coding sequence ATGGAAAGTAAAAAATTTAAACGAAATAAGGAAGATTTTACTTGTAAACATTGTGGATTCTTTGTTCGTGGGAATGGGTACACGAATCATTGTTCAAAATGTTTGTGGGGATGTCATGTGGACATATATCCAGGCGATCGTCTGGAATCATGTGAAGGAATGATGGAGCCTGTGGATATTTTTCAGAAAAAAGGAGAAAATTTCGTTATACACCGTTGTATTCTGTGTGAGTACCAATCACGAAATAAACTTTCCGAGGATGATGATATGGATTGCGTTATCGCTCTTATGAAAAAAAATATTGAACGACTTTTCCGAAAATAA
- a CDS encoding 23S rRNA (adenine(2503)-C(2))-methyltransferase RlmN produces MENRIQLLEKIWPEKKSFREKQFFEALFSQNLKNFDEITVFPKDIRILMQEKLTWLLWDTNKIFSGERGDTHKAILSSIFDGAKIETVLMKNARGHWTICVSSQVGCAMKCSFCATGSMGFIRNLNEDEIVDQYRFWKKYCDEKKLEGKITNIVFMGMGEPLANYKSVKRSIDMFLSYADIGATRITVSTVGLLPMLEKILTDKTWPNVRLAVSLHSADEKMRNLLMPSSYEGFLKKLSLWAKRYFEVYDQRRRHLTFEYVLLGGVNDTEIYAEKLLHFSRKLGKVRVNLIPYNATDTNFQPSQRIENFREYLRQRGVVATVRKSMGQDIAAACGQLVVNKKKNDDLYGK; encoded by the coding sequence ATGGAAAACAGGATTCAATTACTAGAAAAAATTTGGCCCGAGAAAAAGTCTTTTCGAGAAAAGCAATTTTTTGAAGCTTTATTTTCACAGAATTTGAAAAATTTTGATGAAATAACCGTTTTCCCTAAAGATATTCGAATATTGATGCAAGAAAAGTTAACTTGGTTATTGTGGGATACTAATAAGATATTTTCAGGAGAAAGGGGTGATACACATAAAGCAATCCTTTCTTCTATCTTTGACGGAGCAAAAATAGAAACGGTTTTGATGAAAAATGCTCGAGGTCATTGGACTATATGTGTTTCTTCTCAAGTTGGTTGTGCTATGAAATGCTCATTCTGCGCTACTGGTTCCATGGGATTTATTCGAAACTTAAATGAAGATGAGATCGTTGATCAATATCGTTTTTGGAAAAAATATTGTGATGAAAAAAAATTGGAAGGAAAGATAACAAATATTGTTTTTATGGGCATGGGTGAGCCTCTTGCTAATTATAAATCGGTAAAACGTTCGATCGATATGTTTCTTTCTTATGCAGATATTGGAGCTACAAGAATTACTGTTTCTACTGTAGGACTCTTGCCTATGCTTGAAAAAATTCTTACAGATAAAACGTGGCCAAATGTTCGTCTTGCGGTTTCTCTGCATAGTGCGGATGAGAAAATGAGAAATTTACTCATGCCTTCTTCTTATGAGGGATTTTTGAAAAAACTTTCTCTGTGGGCAAAACGATATTTCGAAGTATATGATCAAAGAAGACGACATTTAACATTTGAATATGTTCTTCTTGGGGGAGTAAATGATACAGAAATATATGCTGAAAAACTTCTACATTTTTCTAGAAAGTTAGGGAAAGTTCGAGTTAATCTTATTCCTTACAATGCTACTGACACTAATTTTCAGCCTAGTCAAAGAATTGAGAATTTTCGTGAATATCTAAGACAAAGAGGTGTTGTGGCTACTGTTCGAAAATCGATGGGCCAAGATATAGCGGCAGCGTGTGGACAGCTTGTGGTAAATAAAAAGAAGAATGATGACCTTTATGGAAAGTAA
- the pyrF gene encoding orotidine-5'-phosphate decarboxylase, translating into MLEAQWFQGKFICVELDGDLYRIPRCVKDRYQEFQPFFVTNVVEAFNRKIIQATKDLVCAYKLDVIFYQIWGVQGIEALLQTVRNIHSLAPNVPIILDARLNNSPRAVTNFGHYAFDVLGVDAITVNPYLGMKSLNAILERREKGIMVLCRTSHSGSDEFQGRALAGGEPLYAYVARQVVEKWNIYGNCSIFVEGGFPEEVFQLRKIIEEMPMFLSKVTLSRENNPIISAGRDDRGLGIVVTSLEEAPFASKCNNFDKIARYELEKFRTFMESYE; encoded by the coding sequence ATGTTGGAAGCTCAATGGTTTCAAGGTAAATTCATTTGCGTGGAGCTTGATGGCGATTTGTACCGGATTCCTCGTTGTGTGAAAGATAGATATCAAGAGTTTCAGCCATTTTTCGTTACGAATGTTGTAGAAGCATTTAATCGAAAAATCATACAAGCAACGAAAGACCTTGTGTGCGCATATAAACTCGATGTTATTTTCTATCAAATATGGGGAGTTCAGGGTATTGAAGCACTTCTTCAAACGGTGAGAAATATTCATTCTTTGGCCCCAAACGTTCCAATTATTTTGGATGCTCGTCTAAATAACTCTCCTAGAGCAGTTACTAACTTCGGACATTATGCATTTGATGTTTTGGGAGTGGATGCTATCACTGTGAATCCTTACTTGGGAATGAAATCTCTCAATGCAATCCTTGAAAGAAGAGAAAAAGGAATAATGGTTCTCTGTCGAACTTCTCATTCTGGATCGGATGAATTTCAGGGGAGAGCTCTTGCTGGAGGAGAACCTCTCTATGCTTATGTAGCTCGTCAAGTTGTTGAAAAATGGAATATTTATGGGAATTGCTCTATTTTTGTAGAAGGGGGATTTCCAGAGGAGGTTTTCCAACTGCGAAAAATTATAGAAGAAATGCCGATGTTTCTTTCTAAGGTAACTCTTAGTAGAGAGAATAATCCTATTATTTCAGCCGGGAGAGACGATCGCGGTCTGGGTATAGTAGTAACCTCTCTCGAAGAGGCACCTTTTGCTTCTAAATGCAATAATTTCGATAAGATTGCTCGGTATGAATTGGAGAAATTTCGTACTTTTATGGAAAGTTACGAATAA